One Heyndrickxia oleronia genomic window, AACAAGCTTTTTCCAACAGAGCAACCTCTAAATTCTGGTATTACCTCAATTGCCCCTAGTTCTATTAAATTTTCCATTTTTCCTTGCGACCATCTCTCGAGTGGATCGGGGTATAGATATGTTACATAGCCAACAATGGTATTAAATTGTCTAGCAATGATAATTCTACCTTCTGGTAAATTAGCGATTTCAATTAGAGCTTTATGCTGTTGATTGGGAGGACGAAAAGCAACTAAATCTTGATGAAATTCATAACCAGCTAATTGTTCTGAAGAAATTGGACCTTCTATAATTAGACTGCCTTTTGTAGTCTTTAATTCCATCGCATTATATGTTTTTTTATGTTCCATAGTAACACCTCCTATTTTAGCATTTTTATTTAATATACTAAATTTTCATAACAGGATTTCGTACTTATTATACATGATAAGATGAGTATCTTAAGAGTAAACTTATGAATGTTTTTAAAATTTTTTAAAAGGTATAGAAATGATGCCATTCATTTAAATTTTAATTTTTTTCGAAAATACTCTTCTTTAATAAATTTAAATTTTTTGTGAAATATTTTATTTTATACTATAATAATAGTGTGAATTTTTTAAAAAGGGGGATTTGTAATGAAATTAGTAACGCTGCCATCTGTAAAAGGTGATTATAATCTTAAAAGCTATGAAGATATGTATACTAGTTTTGACTGGAAGGACGTAGAACGAGAGTTCTCATGGTCCGAAACAGGTAAAGTGAATATGGCGTATGAAGCGATAGATCGTCATGCAAATACCTTTCGCAAAAATAAAGTAGCCCTATATTATCGGGATGAAACTAGAAATGAAAAATACACTTTTAAAGAAATGAAAGATCTTTCTAATAAAGCAGGAAATGTTTTTAAAGCATATGGAAATGTTGAAAAAGGGGATCGGGTCTTTATTTTTATGCCTAGATCTCCAGAGTTATATATAGCCACCCTTGGAGCGATTAAATTAGGTGCCATCGTTGGTCCACTTTTCGAAGCATTTATGGAGGGTGCGGTAAAAGACCGCTTAGAGGACAGTGAAGCTAAGGTTTTAGTAACAACACCTGAATTGTTAAAACGTGTACCTGTAGATCAATTACCTGCTCTTAAAACAATATTTATTGTCGGTTCAGATATTGAAGAAGATGATAAATATCTTGATTTTTTAAAGTATGTTAAAACTGCATCAAAAGATTTAGAAATTGAATGGGTGGATCGTACTGATGGCTTAATTCTACACTATACATCTGGTTCAACTGGAAAGCCAAAGGGTGTGCTCCATGTTCATAATGCGATGATTCAACAGTATCAAACGGCAAAATGGGTACTAGATTTACAAGAAGAGGATATTTATTGGTGTACAGCTGATCCTGGCTGGGTTACCGGTACTTCCTATGGAATCTTCGGTCCATGGTTAACAGGAACTTCAAATGTTATTGTTGGCGGACGTTTTAAGCCAGAGGATTGGTATAAAACAATTGAAGACTTTAGCGTAACTGTATGGTACAGTGCGCCAACCGCATTTCGTATGTTAATGGGAGCTGGGGATGAAATTATTAAGAAATTTGATTTAAGTTGCCTTAGACATGTTTTAAGTGTGGGTGAGCCGTTAAATCCTGAAGTAATCCGTTGGGGGATGAAGGTATTTAATAAACGTATCCACGATACATGGTGGATGACAGAAACAGGTGCACATTTAATTTGTAATTATCCTTGTATGGAAATTAAACCTGGATCGATGGGTAAACCAATTCCGGGTGTGGAAGCAGCGATTATTGATGATCAAGGAAATGAACTGCCTCCGAATAGAATGGGGAATTTAGCAATCAAAAAAGGTTGGCCATCAATGATGCACACAATTTGGAATAACCAAGCAAAATATGATTCATATTTTTTCCCGTCAGGATGGTATGTTTCAGGGGATTCAGCCTATATGGATGAAGATGGATATTTCTGGTTCCAAGGAAGAGTGGACGATGTAATTATGACCTCTGGGGAACGTGTGGGCCCATTTGAGGTAGAGAGCAAATTATTAGAACATCCAGCGGTCGCTGAGGCAGGAGTTATTGGGAAACCAGATCCAGTTCGTGGGGAAATTATTAAAGCATTTGTTGCTTTATTAGAGGGATATGAAGAATCAGATGAACTAAAAGGGGAAATTCGTCAATTTGTGAAAACAGGTTTAGCAGCTCATGCAGCTCCTAGGGAAATTGAATTTCGAGATAAACTTCCGAAAACAAGAAGTGGAAAAATCATGCGTAGAGTCCTTAAAGCATGGGAGTTAGATCTTCCTACTGGGGATTTATCTACGATGGAGGACTAAATAAAGGAAATTTTCAGCAGATGGTTATTCGTTAGTACTTACTTAAAAAGCAACTTTCATTGAGCAAAGAGCCTAAATGTAATAAGGTTTGGCTTAGCAGTAGGTAAGAGCAAGGCTCTTAATTAGAACTGACAAGATGACTTTACTTTGTAATCAATATTAAATATTATTGCTTTGAAGTAAACAAAAAGCCCGCATCGATGATGCGGGCTTTTTAAAGTCATTGAATGATTACGGATTTGGTATTGTATCTTCATCTCCTGGATTTTCTTCATTATTAGTATTCTCGTCATTTTCATCAGGCGTCTCATTTTCAGGTGGTTTTTCTTGTTTAATCGTACCAATTGTGACTTTATTGGAAGGACCTGATTGTTTTCCAGCAATGTCAACTGCTACAACATAATATTCACCATTTCCCAATGATATGGATAAATTGGACCCAGCGTGAACGGAGCCCACCTGCTGACCGCCGCTTGTAAAGACACGATATCCAATTACATCTGGACTTCCCGAAGCACTCCAAACTAATTTATTACCAGAGACATTGGCATTTACCGATGATGGTGCTTTACCATCATCACTCATTTTATTTTCTGGTGCCATAATTTTTTCCCATAAAGGGTGACCCTCTGGGATTATTTGATTTGCATCGATCTTACCACCTTGAGATAGTTTCTTGATAAAATCAGGATTTAGCATTAGCCCAGATTGAGAAAACTCTGCAGGTGTAGAATCAAGTGCCATATATTTCTTTCCATTTATTACTACATATTTACCTTGAATTAGACTATTGTCTACTTCGGTTGGAACATATTTTGCGTTAAATAAGTCAGTACGAACTAATCCAGCACTGGAACACCCCTGAGATGGAAGCATACCTGAAATTGCACAGAAGGATCGTTGGACAATTCCACTAGGCATCTTAAATCGTTCCTTTGTAGCAATTAAATTTGGATCTGCATCATAGGCAGAATTTATCAACCGACTCCATATTTGATAGTTTCTATGATCATATCCTCGTACTTGGCTACTTGGTGTATCATATCCTATCCAAGTACCAAATGTAATATTGGGATTCGAAGCAACAAGCCATGCATCATTATAGTCATTACTTGTTCCTGTTTTGCCTGCCCAGTCAGTTGAAAAGTTCAACATTCCAGGTACGGAGGCAGCAGTACCATATTTAAAAACATCTCTCATCATATCCAGCATTAAATATGAAGTTTGGCTACTGAATACGTCAACAGGCTCTACTTTATGTTTATAGATAATCTTCCCGTCTTGGTCAGTGATTTTATCGATCATATAGGCATCAATAAATTTACCATTATTCGCGAAGGTCGTATAAGCATTAACGTTTTCTTCAACTGTTACTCCCTTTGTTAAACCTCCTAATGCCACACTCAATACTTCATAATCAACATCTGTTAAATCGGAGAATCCCATTTTAGCAAGATATTGAGCTGGTCTTTTATTAATGATACGTTGATAAACTTTTATCGCAGTTACATTATGTGATTTAGCCAAAGCTTCTCGAGTGGTTACAAGGCCATAATATTTTCCTGTAACATAGTTGCTTGGCCATGCTCTTCCTTCAACTCTAATTCCAGTATCAGAATCTGCAATTACCGTTCCAGGTGCGGTAACGCCCATCTCCATTGCAGGTGCATAAACGAGTAAAGGCTTCATCGTTGATCCATTTGGTCGTCTTCCTTGGGTAGCATGATTTAGTTGCTCTTGTTTGAAGTCTCTACCCCCAACAAAACTAAGTATTTTCCCTGTTTTGTTTT contains:
- a CDS encoding transglycosylase domain-containing protein; this translates as MKETSNKWVKSLQKFFSFFQNERLQKNSRITYGVIWNLLLILFIVCIIGGAFAGGIGAGYFASLVKDEPTRSYAQMKKDIYNYEETSNLYFADNVYLGKVRSDLEREEVKIENVSKYLKDALIATEDKYFYEHNGIVPKALLRAVFQEVTNSSTQTGGSTLTQQIIKNQILTNEVSFDRKAKEVLLALRLEQFFKKDEILEAYMNVSTFGRNSSGQNIGGVESAAKGLFGVSAKDLNLAQSAFIAGLPQSPFMYTPFTNDGKLKSKEGLEPGLNRMKLVLHRMNENGYITDKQYKETINYDIVKDFIKPQKNPLDKYPWLTNEIEQRAKNIIAIMLAEKDGYKEKDLNKNAKLYEKYITLADRNIRQNGYNIHTTINKKIYDNMQKTKDEFKNYGPDKTVTRINKETGEEESYVEPVQIGGIMIENKTGKILSFVGGRDFKQEQLNHATQGRRPNGSTMKPLLVYAPAMEMGVTAPGTVIADSDTGIRVEGRAWPSNYVTGKYYGLVTTREALAKSHNVTAIKVYQRIINKRPAQYLAKMGFSDLTDVDYEVLSVALGGLTKGVTVEENVNAYTTFANNGKFIDAYMIDKITDQDGKIIYKHKVEPVDVFSSQTSYLMLDMMRDVFKYGTAASVPGMLNFSTDWAGKTGTSNDYNDAWLVASNPNITFGTWIGYDTPSSQVRGYDHRNYQIWSRLINSAYDADPNLIATKERFKMPSGIVQRSFCAISGMLPSQGCSSAGLVRTDLFNAKYVPTEVDNSLIQGKYVVINGKKYMALDSTPAEFSQSGLMLNPDFIKKLSQGGKIDANQIIPEGHPLWEKIMAPENKMSDDGKAPSSVNANVSGNKLVWSASGSPDVIGYRVFTSGGQQVGSVHAGSNLSISLGNGEYYVVAVDIAGKQSGPSNKVTIGTIKQEKPPENETPDENDENTNNEENPGDEDTIPNP
- the acsA gene encoding acetate--CoA ligase, with amino-acid sequence MKLVTLPSVKGDYNLKSYEDMYTSFDWKDVEREFSWSETGKVNMAYEAIDRHANTFRKNKVALYYRDETRNEKYTFKEMKDLSNKAGNVFKAYGNVEKGDRVFIFMPRSPELYIATLGAIKLGAIVGPLFEAFMEGAVKDRLEDSEAKVLVTTPELLKRVPVDQLPALKTIFIVGSDIEEDDKYLDFLKYVKTASKDLEIEWVDRTDGLILHYTSGSTGKPKGVLHVHNAMIQQYQTAKWVLDLQEEDIYWCTADPGWVTGTSYGIFGPWLTGTSNVIVGGRFKPEDWYKTIEDFSVTVWYSAPTAFRMLMGAGDEIIKKFDLSCLRHVLSVGEPLNPEVIRWGMKVFNKRIHDTWWMTETGAHLICNYPCMEIKPGSMGKPIPGVEAAIIDDQGNELPPNRMGNLAIKKGWPSMMHTIWNNQAKYDSYFFPSGWYVSGDSAYMDEDGYFWFQGRVDDVIMTSGERVGPFEVESKLLEHPAVAEAGVIGKPDPVRGEIIKAFVALLEGYEESDELKGEIRQFVKTGLAAHAAPREIEFRDKLPKTRSGKIMRRVLKAWELDLPTGDLSTMED
- a CDS encoding GNAT family N-acetyltransferase encodes the protein MEHKKTYNAMELKTTKGSLIIEGPISSEQLAGYEFHQDLVAFRPPNQQHKALIEIANLPEGRIIIARQFNTIVGYVTYLYPDPLERWSQGKMENLIELGAIEVIPEFRGCSVGKSLLRVSMMDDAMEDYITITTEYYWHWDLKGTGLNVWEYRKVMEKMMGAGGLEWFATDDPEISSHPANCLMVRIGKRVDYESVQKFDQLRFMNRFMY